Proteins co-encoded in one Vampirovibrio chlorellavorus genomic window:
- a CDS encoding 6-phosphogluconolactonase, giving the protein MYDQTYAVSVKPPVSPVAPGLERPKQPTMSQAPFARGLHWLHLPDANTVAQQAAAIVAEQLAQKPSASIVFPTGNTPLGMYAQLRQRNDINWEKSRLFQLDEYVRPEFDGPLPYQTFADFMQNELWRFVGGQKFYMAQYFECPAAYEALITQNQGPDLVILGIGKNGHIAFNEPGSQPDSPSRIVALAPLTRMSNFADPTQPGLPTQAITLGLKAILGARHILMLATGAGKQDIVATAFHPQTPPDINCPASWLKQHPNVTLLTDF; this is encoded by the coding sequence ATGTATGATCAAACGTATGCGGTCTCCGTGAAACCGCCTGTATCCCCGGTGGCCCCTGGCCTGGAAAGACCCAAACAACCGACCATGTCCCAAGCCCCCTTCGCGCGTGGCCTGCACTGGCTTCACCTTCCCGACGCCAACACCGTGGCCCAACAGGCTGCTGCCATTGTGGCCGAGCAATTGGCCCAAAAGCCCAGCGCGTCCATCGTTTTTCCCACCGGAAATACCCCCTTGGGCATGTACGCCCAACTCCGCCAACGAAACGACATCAACTGGGAAAAAAGCCGCCTGTTTCAGTTGGATGAATACGTACGGCCTGAGTTTGATGGCCCCTTGCCCTACCAGACCTTCGCCGATTTTATGCAAAACGAGCTGTGGCGCTTTGTGGGGGGCCAAAAATTCTACATGGCCCAGTATTTTGAATGCCCCGCCGCCTATGAGGCCCTGATCACCCAGAATCAGGGGCCCGATCTGGTCATTCTGGGCATTGGCAAAAACGGACACATCGCCTTCAACGAGCCTGGCTCCCAACCGGATTCCCCCAGCCGGATTGTGGCGTTAGCCCCGCTGACCCGCATGAGCAACTTTGCCGACCCCACTCAACCGGGACTCCCCACGCAGGCCATTACCCTGGGGTTAAAAGCCATTCTGGGGGCTCGCCATATTTTAATGCTGGCTACCGGCGCCGGGAAACAGGACATTGTGGCCACGGCCTTTCATCCCCAAACCCCGCCCGATATCAACTGTCCGGCCTCCTGGCTCAAACAGCACCCCAACGTGACGCTCCTGACTGATTTTTAG
- a CDS encoding class I SAM-dependent methyltransferase: MPPMTEPLPETSTSPLEPVQPSLKGEYARQGEFHRNLNPNWSYYPVYINKVELIDELLRRYGCQSGKILDAGCGEGVLVEKYARQGWEIVGVDKNYASAYVQEGSVTALPFADNTFDTLMCLDMLEHLYYNEQSVAISEIRRVVKPGGTLIFSCPNLAHFTSRLKLMFRGRLLRTASVGHHPGDRPMLEYQELFERAGFRVVERQGIFPTVPPIYRFVMRHPAKSPGLLRFLRKLPFPVNWNFQVLFVCQLEKAL; encoded by the coding sequence ATGCCACCCATGACCGAGCCATTGCCTGAGACCTCGACTTCGCCGCTGGAGCCGGTGCAGCCTTCCCTGAAAGGGGAGTATGCCCGCCAGGGGGAATTTCACCGCAACCTGAACCCCAACTGGAGCTATTACCCGGTTTATATCAACAAGGTGGAATTGATTGACGAGCTGTTGCGCCGCTATGGCTGCCAGTCCGGCAAAATTCTGGATGCTGGCTGCGGTGAGGGCGTTCTGGTGGAAAAGTACGCCCGGCAGGGTTGGGAGATTGTGGGAGTGGATAAAAACTACGCCTCGGCCTATGTGCAGGAAGGCAGTGTAACGGCGCTTCCCTTTGCGGATAATACCTTTGACACCCTGATGTGCCTGGATATGCTGGAGCATTTGTATTACAACGAACAATCTGTCGCTATCAGCGAGATTCGCCGGGTGGTGAAGCCCGGGGGCACCCTGATTTTTTCCTGTCCCAATCTGGCCCACTTTACCAGCCGCCTCAAGCTGATGTTCCGGGGGCGCTTGTTGCGAACCGCTTCGGTGGGCCATCATCCCGGCGATCGGCCCATGCTGGAGTATCAGGAACTGTTTGAACGGGCAGGCTTTCGGGTGGTGGAGCGACAGGGAATCTTCCCCACGGTGCCGCCCATTTACCGCTTTGTGATGCGGCATCCGGCCAAAAGCCCGGGTCTGTTGCGCTTCTTGCGCAAGCTGCCGTTTCCGGTGAACTGGAATTTTCAGGTTCTGTTTGTCTGCCAGCTTGAAAAAGCGCTGTAA
- the rfbC gene encoding dTDP-4-dehydrorhamnose 3,5-epimerase, which produces MIFTPTPLAGAFVVDIEKLEDERGFFAEGWKDEVAAAHGISVVFNRTNISYNRKAGTVRGLHSQRAPYEEAKLVRCIQGAIFDVIVDIRPHSPTYLQWYGLVLSAENHRMLYMPHGFLHGFQTLVPDSTVSYQVAGTYQPQQEVGARFDDPAFGIDWPDVGERVLSPKDQAWPPFQPQAQAILS; this is translated from the coding sequence ATGATTTTTACCCCGACCCCGCTTGCTGGCGCCTTTGTGGTGGATATCGAAAAGCTGGAGGATGAGCGCGGTTTTTTCGCCGAAGGCTGGAAAGATGAGGTCGCAGCGGCCCACGGGATTTCGGTGGTCTTTAACCGCACCAATATTTCCTACAACCGCAAGGCCGGAACGGTACGAGGGCTGCACAGCCAGCGGGCGCCTTACGAGGAGGCTAAGCTGGTGCGTTGCATTCAGGGGGCCATTTTTGACGTGATCGTGGACATCCGGCCCCACTCTCCCACCTACCTTCAGTGGTATGGCCTGGTGCTGAGCGCTGAGAACCATCGCATGTTGTACATGCCGCATGGCTTTTTGCACGGCTTCCAAACGCTGGTACCCGATTCCACCGTGTCTTATCAGGTGGCAGGCACCTACCAGCCACAGCAGGAAGTGGGGGCCCGGTTCGATGATCCGGCCTTTGGTATTGACTGGCCAGACGTCGGGGAGCGGGTACTGTCTCCCAAAGATCAGGCCTGGCCGCCTTTTCAGCCGCAAGCGCAAGCCATTTTGAGCTGA
- a CDS encoding DMT family transporter translates to MNAWVLLVLAGLLEVGWALGLKATHGWTRLWPSIFTATAMVLSLVLLSQALKVLPISLAYPVWVGIGALGVAVVGMFFLGESVSVIKVICIGCIALGIAGLKLSSS, encoded by the coding sequence ATGAACGCCTGGGTGTTGCTGGTATTGGCAGGTCTACTGGAAGTGGGCTGGGCTTTGGGTTTAAAGGCCACCCACGGCTGGACGCGTTTGTGGCCCAGTATTTTTACGGCAACGGCCATGGTCCTCAGTCTGGTCTTGCTGTCTCAGGCCCTCAAGGTGCTGCCCATCAGTCTGGCCTACCCGGTGTGGGTGGGGATTGGGGCGCTGGGTGTGGCCGTGGTGGGTATGTTCTTTCTGGGAGAATCGGTCTCGGTGATCAAGGTGATCTGCATTGGCTGTATCGCCCTGGGGATAGCGGGGCTCAAGTTGAGCAGTTCTTGA
- a CDS encoding endonuclease/exonuclease/phosphatase family protein, with amino-acid sequence MMTRSFFAPRVAAGKLPVRAPGPVVVDASGGSKQWVRQAHTKRLTSLSSEEMARFAPLLLPSAFLSHPGKAVEPEFQPIILVENEEARDHLRLLRPFRKLMSYNAENFYQSSKNAHIKSQASIQALADVINQEEPDVIALQEVGDKGLLTQFNLKYLNGRYPNVISKPVWVKSQHQLAFMTKGNIRVVDTKSHWTEFCKLSHGAAVRDFLEATFETESGYRFTVFNAHLKSMRGDELKTAPVRMKEATAAAAILRKRLEAEPDAPLFLTGDLNTHHHSEAGRPVIQTLQRLGQAEGEEALSEVILKDHQCIPTNRSHGYPDAKLDYTFTSKALTPLVRQAYVAGSFEASPWKEASDHLPLVTVFEEGQSQTRRSLDLLSTPPRVEPPGNPGGKKRKWELIA; translated from the coding sequence ATGATGACACGTTCTTTCTTTGCGCCAAGGGTGGCCGCTGGCAAGCTACCAGTCAGGGCTCCGGGGCCGGTGGTTGTTGATGCTTCCGGGGGGAGCAAGCAATGGGTGCGCCAAGCCCATACCAAACGTCTGACCTCTTTGTCCAGCGAGGAAATGGCCCGGTTCGCCCCGCTGCTTTTGCCATCCGCCTTTCTCTCTCATCCGGGGAAGGCAGTCGAGCCTGAGTTTCAGCCCATCATTCTGGTGGAGAATGAGGAGGCCAGGGATCATCTGCGGTTGTTGCGGCCCTTCCGCAAGTTGATGTCCTACAACGCGGAAAATTTCTACCAGTCTTCCAAAAACGCCCATATTAAGTCACAGGCTTCCATTCAGGCCCTGGCGGACGTGATTAATCAGGAGGAGCCGGATGTCATCGCCTTGCAGGAGGTGGGGGACAAAGGCCTGTTGACTCAATTCAATCTGAAGTACCTGAACGGGCGCTACCCCAATGTTATTAGTAAGCCGGTGTGGGTCAAAAGTCAGCATCAATTGGCCTTTATGACCAAAGGTAATATTCGTGTAGTGGACACCAAAAGTCATTGGACGGAATTCTGCAAACTCTCCCACGGGGCGGCGGTGCGTGATTTTTTAGAGGCCACCTTTGAGACGGAAAGCGGCTATCGGTTTACCGTATTCAACGCCCACCTCAAGTCCATGCGCGGGGATGAGCTGAAGACTGCCCCGGTTCGTATGAAGGAGGCCACTGCCGCCGCCGCCATCCTGCGAAAGCGCCTGGAGGCCGAGCCTGACGCCCCCCTCTTCCTGACCGGAGATCTCAATACGCATCATCACAGCGAAGCGGGCCGCCCGGTCATCCAGACCTTGCAGCGTCTGGGTCAGGCGGAGGGAGAAGAGGCCCTGTCAGAAGTGATTCTCAAGGATCATCAGTGCATTCCCACCAACCGCTCCCATGGTTACCCGGATGCCAAGCTGGATTACACCTTTACCTCCAAGGCCCTCACACCGCTGGTGCGTCAGGCTTATGTGGCCGGTTCGTTTGAGGCGTCCCCCTGGAAGGAGGCCTCGGATCACCTGCCGCTGGTGACCGTTTTTGAAGAGGGGCAGTCCCAGACCCGGCGTTCTCTGGATCTCTTGTCCACGCCGCCCCGGGTGGAGCCTCCCGGCAATCCCGGTGGAAAAAAACGCAAGTGGGAATTGATTGCCTGA
- the deoC gene encoding deoxyribose-phosphate aldolase — protein sequence MQRSQTTGAELQVAQLAKAIDHTKLTFAPGEDEEAAIAQLCEEALTYGFYSVCVQPRHVAFCKARLADSGVKVATVIGFPSAKVRLEAERLQLTIGRQPLSDKLSQTRQAILDGADELDVVIDVPQLKVDARRGSEVARLGLKSIQEAAQGRPIKTIIETDLLSDEEVVLASRWCAELRLLMVKTSTGMVEGGLGATVETVKRMVNTVLKVYPKTRVKASGGIKTRAQAEALLKAGAARLGTSSGVQIVAGEALPLETVAENHY from the coding sequence ATGCAACGTTCACAAACAACCGGGGCTGAGTTACAGGTGGCCCAGTTGGCCAAGGCCATCGATCATACCAAATTGACGTTTGCGCCCGGCGAGGACGAAGAGGCTGCCATTGCCCAATTGTGCGAGGAGGCCCTGACCTACGGCTTTTACTCGGTCTGTGTGCAGCCCCGACATGTGGCCTTTTGCAAGGCCCGTCTGGCCGACTCCGGGGTCAAAGTGGCCACGGTCATTGGCTTTCCCTCGGCTAAAGTCAGGCTGGAGGCGGAGAGGCTGCAGCTCACCATCGGGCGTCAACCGCTATCGGATAAATTGTCGCAAACCCGTCAGGCCATTCTGGATGGGGCCGATGAGCTGGATGTGGTGATTGATGTGCCGCAGTTGAAAGTGGATGCCCGCCGTGGGTCGGAGGTGGCCCGTCTGGGGCTGAAGTCCATTCAGGAGGCGGCTCAGGGGCGGCCCATCAAGACGATTATTGAAACTGACTTGCTGAGTGATGAGGAAGTGGTGCTGGCCAGTCGCTGGTGCGCGGAATTAAGACTGCTGATGGTCAAAACTTCCACCGGTATGGTGGAAGGGGGCTTGGGAGCCACGGTGGAAACGGTGAAGCGCATGGTGAACACGGTGCTAAAGGTTTACCCAAAAACCAGGGTGAAAGCCAGTGGCGGTATCAAAACCCGGGCTCAGGCAGAAGCCTTGCTGAAGGCGGGAGCTGCCCGGCTGGGCACCAGTTCCGGGGTTCAAATTGTGGCCGGAGAAGCCCTGCCGTTGGAAACGGTGGCAGAAAATCACTATTAG
- a CDS encoding alpha/beta hydrolase, producing the protein MTHNSRHQPDTRTPPQVACASPQPKAQPGLGPASPQFGASSAKPTQSPKPLFRDQLWHAFKEGAWKSYRLLEEAVNSLVAVGCRMALMSTFVFGKMPKAIYDFIERQTFYSPIKSCSLELLDDDELADKIIKCPIPFKTDGGKRIDISAWHIPEEPGSNKPTIVFSHGRHSNISNLKHYLKTFSDQGYGILVYDYPGFGNSEGKVTLENCYKSGVEVCKFLSKHKKIPLEQQILVGYSLGTHITSHMAATIAQNANNEFEGKKPKCVVLLNSFPKLSDGVTYQKKKIADRLFLLPKPVALKIIDKFFDTRKMRVDLNTQAKLEEAARFKKLNTLIISGDADRELDYRDAQRMAADLGLPFKKMDGVAHNLKEKDCQALFKILEGHLAQIA; encoded by the coding sequence TTGACTCATAACTCCCGCCACCAGCCGGACACACGGACACCCCCACAGGTGGCATGCGCCAGTCCCCAGCCAAAGGCCCAACCCGGATTGGGCCCAGCCTCTCCCCAGTTTGGGGCAAGCAGCGCAAAGCCTACCCAGTCACCCAAACCGCTGTTTCGGGACCAACTCTGGCACGCCTTCAAGGAAGGCGCCTGGAAATCCTACCGGCTTTTGGAAGAGGCGGTAAATTCTCTGGTGGCCGTGGGATGCCGGATGGCCCTGATGAGTACCTTTGTGTTTGGCAAAATGCCCAAGGCGATCTACGACTTTATTGAGCGTCAGACTTTCTATTCACCCATCAAAAGTTGCTCGCTGGAGTTGCTGGATGATGACGAACTGGCCGACAAAATTATTAAATGCCCCATCCCCTTTAAAACGGACGGTGGAAAACGCATTGATATTTCAGCCTGGCACATCCCCGAGGAACCGGGCAGCAACAAACCCACCATCGTTTTCAGCCACGGCAGGCACAGCAACATCAGTAACCTCAAGCATTATTTAAAAACCTTCAGCGATCAGGGGTATGGCATTTTGGTTTACGACTACCCCGGCTTTGGCAACAGCGAGGGCAAAGTCACCCTGGAGAACTGTTACAAGTCCGGTGTGGAAGTGTGCAAGTTTTTAAGCAAGCACAAGAAAATCCCGCTTGAGCAGCAAATTCTGGTCGGCTACTCGCTGGGAACGCACATCACCTCTCACATGGCAGCCACCATTGCCCAAAACGCCAACAACGAATTTGAGGGCAAAAAACCCAAATGCGTGGTGCTACTCAACAGCTTTCCCAAATTGAGCGATGGGGTCACCTATCAGAAAAAGAAAATCGCCGATCGTCTGTTTTTATTACCCAAACCGGTGGCCTTAAAAATCATCGATAAATTTTTTGACACCCGCAAGATGCGGGTGGACCTGAATACCCAGGCCAAGCTGGAGGAGGCCGCCCGGTTTAAAAAGCTCAATACGCTCATCATCAGCGGAGACGCCGATCGGGAACTGGATTATCGGGATGCCCAAAGAATGGCCGCCGACCTTGGCCTTCCGTTTAAAAAAATGGACGGCGTGGCCCATAATCTGAAAGAGAAAGACTGTCAGGCCCTATTCAAAATCCTGGAAGGTCATTTGGCCCAGATCGCTTAA
- a CDS encoding septum formation initiator family protein produces the protein MAYTNRQFAYTEVAYPELQPVIERQVKRQPVRKSQYKKRTTRFEYLLYLTINAALIFGVVQCARTLITASFNLSQLASSQASVKTFFNQTKVENKILNDKIRVYSSPSGIEELARNYLNMVGENELPVRFQ, from the coding sequence ATGGCTTATACCAATCGTCAATTTGCTTACACGGAGGTTGCCTATCCCGAGCTACAACCCGTTATAGAACGGCAAGTAAAGCGGCAACCGGTCAGAAAATCTCAATACAAAAAAAGAACAACCCGGTTTGAGTACCTGTTGTACCTGACCATTAACGCGGCGTTGATTTTTGGGGTGGTGCAATGTGCCAGAACCCTGATTACAGCCAGCTTCAATTTATCGCAACTGGCCAGCAGCCAGGCTTCTGTTAAAACCTTTTTCAACCAAACCAAAGTGGAAAACAAGATTTTAAACGACAAAATCCGCGTGTATTCCTCTCCTTCAGGGATTGAGGAATTGGCCCGGAACTATCTGAACATGGTGGGTGAAAACGAGCTTCCGGTTCGTTTCCAATAA